A single window of Caldimicrobium thiodismutans DNA harbors:
- a CDS encoding TatD family hydrolase — translation MRFIDTHAHLNLSEFKKDLPEVIERAKKAGIIKCIVVGIDKKTGNQALELKKAFPEFIEIAIGFHPHEVKKLTELDYQWLEEHLPQAIALGEIGLDWVKEYSPKELQIKHFEKLLELARIYKKPVILHLRGDLSFWDFSLDLLKAYRDLALLFHCFTSEKEIALKILEFNSMLSLPGVITFDKARALQEAVKTIPIERIVLETDCPYLSPVPMRGKRNEPAFLIYTAQKLAELKETTIEKVAEITTQNAIKFFNLNQ, via the coding sequence ATGAGGTTTATTGATACCCATGCCCATTTAAATTTATCTGAATTTAAAAAAGACCTGCCTGAGGTAATAGAAAGGGCTAAAAAGGCAGGGATTATTAAATGTATCGTTGTTGGTATAGATAAAAAAACAGGAAATCAAGCCCTTGAACTCAAAAAGGCCTTTCCTGAATTTATAGAGATTGCCATAGGCTTTCATCCCCACGAGGTTAAGAAACTAACTGAGCTTGATTATCAATGGTTAGAGGAACATCTGCCTCAGGCTATTGCCCTTGGAGAGATAGGGCTTGATTGGGTAAAGGAATACTCTCCTAAGGAGCTTCAGATAAAACATTTTGAAAAACTTCTGGAACTTGCAAGAATTTATAAAAAACCCGTTATCCTTCATCTGAGAGGAGATCTCTCTTTCTGGGACTTTTCTCTTGATCTTCTCAAGGCCTATCGGGATCTTGCTCTTCTTTTTCATTGCTTTACCTCAGAAAAAGAGATAGCTTTAAAAATCCTTGAATTCAACTCCATGCTTTCCCTCCCTGGAGTTATTACCTTTGATAAAGCAAGGGCTTTGCAGGAAGCAGTTAAAACTATCCCCATAGAAAGAATTGTTCTTGAGACCGACTGCCCTTATTTATCCCCAGTCCCTATGCGAGGGAAACGCAATGAACCCGCTTTCTTAATTTATACCGCACAAAAACTTGCTGAACTTAAAGAAACTACTATAGAAAAGGTAGCTGAAATTACCACTCAAAATGCAATAAAATTTTTTAATCTGAATCAATAA
- a CDS encoding chemotaxis protein CheW: protein MKTQDFKPLVEARKTVALQETVPLITFYLGDILFGIYAEKVMEINKDLEITPVPLSDPYILGIMNLRGQILTVIDLAKKINFQIETHPKLNLIVRNQDEAVSFLIERISDIMEVPVVKLEDPPEKIEGFDKEYVEKIYQLPDRLLVILNVTKLFAN, encoded by the coding sequence ATGAAGACCCAAGATTTTAAACCCTTAGTTGAAGCCAGGAAAACCGTTGCCCTTCAAGAGACCGTTCCTTTGATAACCTTTTATTTAGGGGATATACTTTTTGGGATCTATGCAGAAAAGGTTATGGAGATTAATAAAGATTTAGAAATTACTCCAGTTCCTTTATCTGATCCCTATATTTTAGGGATTATGAATCTCAGAGGCCAGATTCTGACTGTAATAGATCTTGCTAAGAAAATAAATTTCCAGATTGAGACCCATCCTAAACTTAATTTGATTGTGAGAAATCAAGATGAAGCGGTGTCTTTTTTAATTGAAAGGATTAGTGATATTATGGAGGTTCCGGTGGTTAAACTTGAAGATCCCCCTGAGAAAATTGAAGGCTTTGATAAAGAATATGTGGAAAAAATTTATCAGCTACCGGATAGACTCCTGGTTATTTTAAATGTTACGAAACTATTTGCTAATTAA
- a CDS encoding Lrp/AsnC ligand binding domain-containing protein — protein sequence MPLRAYILINTQIGQTQKVVEELKKIEEIKRLDVIMGPYDIIVEIEVPHYEDISKLLLERFQNIPAINHTMTCPVVS from the coding sequence ATGCCTTTAAGAGCTTATATTTTGATTAACACCCAAATTGGTCAGACCCAAAAGGTAGTTGAGGAGCTTAAAAAAATTGAGGAGATTAAAAGGCTTGATGTAATTATGGGCCCCTATGATATCATTGTGGAGATAGAAGTGCCTCACTATGAGGATATCTCTAAACTTCTATTAGAGAGATTTCAAAACATTCCAGCTATAAATCATACCATGACCTGTCCAGTGGTGAGCTAA
- a CDS encoding methyl-accepting chemotaxis protein — protein MKSLIRQNFLMALAVAIIGLLICIFVFYELQSLKGWGVAVDNAGKLRFNSQWPKAAGFLYFEKVCLKKEDPQSSASKNYIERIEKSRKTVFKAIEDLKYGKDGSKAISSVSDEKAVTLFNEIEGGYKELFNLIDNLVKTCDERLLGKIDEVSENILSKAMELTPLLAKKGVNDTRLLQVQILTIILILVIMALSFGFSLYSTKILKNTISELTNGIKSFEKGDFRVLITTKYKEFSPIANSLNALKRVIEGMLNGMLNASEITSKVIEGQYEDVEEASPVSSQIQSLVEKASSIGSELTDLLASIERSTEEMKLAISEISKNTHETADRAKLVKISASEMEETVLALERSMGEIRNISEIIRGIAEQTNLLALNASIEAARAGEAGKGFAVVANEVKELAKKVSDFTGEIEKIVDNLSQEVKNTVEKAEKTKEMVDEVEKATSMIAGAVEEQTAVTDSIVENTLQTKEKSFALISEIEDLRKVVEKLNELFKDIKVSSDILSEISLTNKITGKLFDIEKIQVTDEELEKLSVNALVNLAVLGHINWKMGFLSALNEGVIPQVERDHRRCLLGRSMQILEKRLKGTPVEPVLKSLEKPHEELHGLVGRVERELDLKDKESITRFIELNVLPIFEEVMKHLLDIRDACRRHGCD, from the coding sequence ATGAAGTCTTTGATTCGGCAAAATTTTCTTATGGCTTTAGCTGTTGCTATAATTGGGCTTTTAATTTGTATTTTTGTGTTTTATGAATTGCAAAGTCTCAAAGGCTGGGGTGTTGCTGTAGATAATGCAGGAAAGTTAAGATTTAACAGTCAGTGGCCAAAGGCTGCAGGATTCCTTTATTTTGAAAAAGTTTGTCTCAAAAAAGAGGACCCTCAAAGTAGTGCCTCTAAAAACTATATTGAAAGGATTGAAAAATCAAGAAAGACTGTTTTTAAGGCCATAGAGGATTTGAAATATGGAAAAGATGGTTCTAAAGCTATTTCATCGGTATCAGATGAAAAAGCTGTGACCCTTTTTAATGAGATTGAAGGGGGATATAAAGAGCTCTTTAATCTCATAGATAATCTTGTAAAAACCTGTGATGAAAGGCTTCTTGGAAAAATAGATGAGGTCTCTGAAAATATCCTTTCTAAGGCTATGGAACTTACTCCCCTTCTTGCTAAGAAGGGTGTAAATGATACAAGGCTTCTTCAGGTTCAGATTCTGACAATCATTCTTATTTTAGTAATAATGGCTTTAAGTTTTGGATTTTCCCTATATTCAACAAAGATCCTTAAAAATACCATATCCGAATTGACCAATGGTATCAAGAGCTTTGAAAAGGGTGATTTTAGAGTTTTAATAACCACAAAGTATAAAGAATTCAGTCCTATAGCAAACTCTCTAAATGCTTTAAAAAGAGTTATTGAGGGAATGCTAAATGGAATGCTTAATGCAAGCGAGATTACCTCTAAGGTGATAGAGGGTCAATATGAAGATGTTGAGGAGGCATCTCCAGTTTCTTCTCAGATTCAATCCCTTGTGGAAAAGGCCTCAAGTATTGGAAGTGAGCTTACAGATCTTCTTGCCTCAATTGAGAGGTCAACAGAAGAGATGAAGCTTGCTATCTCAGAGATTTCTAAAAATACCCATGAAACAGCTGATAGAGCCAAACTTGTGAAAATTTCTGCAAGTGAAATGGAAGAGACTGTTCTTGCTTTAGAGAGGTCTATGGGAGAGATTCGTAATATATCTGAAATTATTCGGGGAATTGCTGAGCAGACCAATCTCCTTGCCCTTAATGCCTCAATTGAGGCAGCTCGTGCAGGAGAGGCTGGAAAGGGCTTTGCAGTGGTAGCCAATGAAGTAAAGGAGCTTGCCAAAAAGGTTTCAGATTTTACAGGGGAAATTGAAAAGATAGTGGATAATCTCTCTCAAGAGGTCAAAAATACCGTTGAAAAGGCAGAAAAAACAAAAGAGATGGTGGATGAGGTTGAGAAGGCAACCTCAATGATTGCAGGAGCAGTTGAAGAACAAACTGCGGTAACTGATTCTATTGTAGAAAATACTCTTCAAACCAAGGAAAAAAGTTTTGCCCTTATTTCTGAGATTGAGGACTTAAGAAAAGTTGTAGAGAAACTAAATGAACTTTTTAAGGATATAAAGGTTTCTTCTGATATTCTTTCTGAAATTAGTTTAACCAATAAGATTACAGGTAAGCTTTTTGATATAGAAAAAATTCAAGTGACAGATGAGGAACTTGAGAAGCTTTCGGTTAATGCTCTTGTAAATCTTGCTGTTTTAGGGCATATAAACTGGAAGATGGGATTTCTTTCTGCTCTTAATGAAGGTGTTATACCTCAAGTTGAAAGAGATCATAGAAGGTGCTTACTTGGAAGATCCATGCAGATCCTTGAAAAACGCTTAAAAGGGACCCCTGTAGAACCTGTTTTAAAATCCTTAGAAAAACCCCATGAAGAGCTTCATGGTTTAGTTGGAAGAGTGGAAAGAGAGCTTGATTTGAAAGACAAAGAAAGTATTACCAGATTTATAGAACTTAATGTATTACCAATCTTTGAAGAAGTTATGAAGCACCTGCTTGATATAAGGGATGCCTGTAGAAGACATGGTTGTGATTAG
- a CDS encoding hybrid sensor histidine kinase/response regulator produces the protein MIDEDILKDFLVEAKDGIAKMEEEFIELEKDKGNLEIIKSLFRTMHSLKGASGFFGFKSLEGIAHFAEDILGKIRDGEIEPTEEVIDILLKCLDEIKYIVAYLEENKTEPVEDRILDFLVDLSNFTNKLKKKGEVQLSKEAEKGVTSEVKPEEVSHKEEPFEEKAKTKEEPEVEEKVLNENVLPEEKREAEKEEKTVATPQIQLTETHIKVDVKLLDQLMNLAGELVLARNRVVQLANKINEPELSRSVQSLSMVTTELQETIMKTRMQPIGVVFNKFPRIVRDLAKALNKKVNLHLEGTETELDRSIIEAIKDPLTHLVRNSIDHGIEAPEVRVQAGKPPEGNLILRAYHEGGQVIIEIEDDGKGIDLEKIKKKAIEKGFVTPEEAEKLSDKEILSFIFKSGFSTAEKVTQVSGRGVGMDVVKTNIEKLGGSIELNTFLGKGTTVRIKIPLTLAIIPALIVTSHDQRYAIPQVSLRELVSINPETDILKMGDTEFYRLRGEIIPVVRLSRALGFKNGKSEKSLVILNTGERHIGLLVDQIYDSEEIVVKPLGKWFKNIPLYSGATIMGDGKLALILDVVGLSQLAGLKTEEIERSYEEKKFKTSAEETQFILIFNVGEDSLALPLALISRLDKIKAEEIQIIGGKEVILYKNKVIPLIRLENYLPIQGSPPQEEYNILFFTEREKTCAILCSKIVDTLETTLEVEVDLYVQPGILGHRIINNKTILFLDIYKVIEMYDPEWFIVKREEPEENLNILLAEDSPFFQNMIRNYLVQAGFEVEVAGNGEEALKKLKAGYKPALIISDIEMPVMDGFEFIKNVRSIPEYKDIPIMVLTSLTGEDIKKKVFELGANAYEVKLEREKVLRAIEELLSYKKEMRISI, from the coding sequence ATGATAGATGAAGATATTTTAAAGGATTTTCTTGTTGAGGCAAAAGATGGAATCGCTAAGATGGAGGAGGAATTTATTGAACTTGAAAAGGATAAAGGAAACCTTGAGATTATTAAAAGCCTTTTTCGAACGATGCATTCTTTAAAAGGGGCATCTGGATTTTTTGGGTTCAAATCCCTTGAGGGTATAGCCCATTTTGCTGAAGATATCCTTGGAAAGATAAGAGATGGAGAGATTGAACCTACTGAAGAAGTAATTGATATTTTGCTTAAATGTCTTGATGAAATCAAGTATATTGTTGCCTATCTTGAAGAAAATAAGACTGAGCCAGTGGAAGATAGAATTCTTGATTTTCTTGTAGATCTTTCCAATTTTACAAACAAATTAAAGAAAAAAGGTGAGGTTCAACTTTCTAAGGAGGCTGAAAAAGGAGTAACTTCAGAAGTTAAACCTGAAGAAGTGAGTCATAAGGAAGAGCCTTTTGAGGAAAAAGCAAAGACTAAGGAAGAGCCTGAGGTAGAAGAAAAAGTTCTCAATGAGAATGTCTTACCAGAGGAAAAAAGGGAGGCTGAAAAGGAGGAAAAAACCGTTGCAACCCCTCAGATACAACTTACTGAGACCCATATTAAGGTTGATGTAAAGCTTCTTGATCAACTTATGAATCTTGCTGGAGAGTTAGTTCTTGCAAGAAACAGGGTTGTTCAACTTGCCAATAAAATCAATGAACCTGAGCTTTCAAGAAGTGTACAAAGTCTTTCTATGGTTACAACTGAGCTTCAGGAAACTATTATGAAGACCCGTATGCAACCCATTGGGGTTGTTTTTAATAAATTTCCCCGGATTGTTAGAGACCTTGCTAAGGCTCTGAATAAAAAGGTTAATTTACATCTGGAAGGAACAGAAACGGAGCTTGATCGTTCAATCATTGAGGCTATAAAGGATCCTCTCACTCATTTAGTCAGAAATTCCATAGATCATGGAATTGAAGCCCCTGAGGTTAGGGTTCAAGCAGGCAAACCTCCTGAAGGAAATTTGATTTTAAGGGCCTACCATGAGGGAGGCCAGGTAATTATTGAAATTGAGGATGATGGGAAAGGAATTGATCTTGAAAAGATAAAGAAAAAGGCCATAGAAAAGGGCTTTGTCACACCTGAAGAAGCTGAAAAGCTCTCTGACAAAGAGATCCTCTCTTTTATTTTTAAATCTGGCTTTTCAACCGCTGAAAAGGTCACTCAGGTATCGGGCCGTGGTGTTGGAATGGATGTAGTAAAAACTAATATTGAAAAGCTGGGGGGATCTATTGAATTAAATACTTTTCTTGGAAAGGGAACAACAGTTAGAATTAAAATTCCTTTGACCTTAGCCATTATTCCAGCCCTTATTGTTACCTCTCATGATCAACGCTATGCCATTCCCCAGGTAAGTTTGAGAGAGCTTGTAAGCATAAATCCAGAGACTGATATATTAAAAATGGGTGATACTGAATTTTATCGTCTCAGAGGGGAAATTATACCAGTGGTTAGACTTTCAAGGGCTCTTGGTTTTAAGAATGGAAAGTCTGAAAAAAGCTTAGTAATACTCAATACAGGAGAGAGACACATAGGTCTACTCGTTGACCAGATTTACGATTCTGAAGAAATAGTGGTTAAACCCCTTGGTAAATGGTTTAAAAATATTCCCCTATACAGCGGTGCAACTATTATGGGGGATGGGAAATTGGCCTTGATTCTCGATGTGGTTGGGTTAAGTCAACTTGCTGGCTTAAAAACAGAGGAAATAGAAAGGTCTTATGAGGAGAAAAAATTTAAAACCTCAGCTGAGGAGACTCAGTTTATCCTTATTTTCAATGTGGGTGAGGATTCTTTAGCTCTTCCGCTTGCGCTTATTTCAAGACTTGACAAGATTAAAGCAGAAGAGATTCAAATCATCGGCGGGAAAGAAGTAATTCTTTATAAGAACAAGGTTATTCCATTAATTCGCCTTGAAAATTACTTGCCTATTCAGGGATCCCCTCCTCAGGAAGAATACAATATTCTTTTCTTTACGGAAAGAGAAAAAACTTGCGCTATTCTCTGTTCAAAGATTGTTGACACCTTAGAGACAACCTTAGAAGTAGAAGTGGATCTTTATGTCCAGCCAGGTATTCTTGGACATAGAATAATTAACAATAAAACTATACTCTTTCTGGACATATATAAAGTTATAGAGATGTATGATCCTGAGTGGTTTATCGTAAAAAGAGAAGAACCTGAAGAAAATCTAAATATTTTACTTGCAGAGGATTCTCCCTTTTTCCAGAACATGATAAGAAATTATCTTGTGCAAGCTGGTTTTGAAGTAGAAGTAGCTGGAAATGGAGAAGAGGCCCTTAAAAAGCTCAAAGCAGGATACAAACCAGCTTTAATTATCAGTGATATTGAAATGCCAGTTATGGATGGCTTTGAGTTTATTAAGAATGTTAGATCAATTCCTGAATATAAGGACATTCCTATTATGGTGCTTACTTCTTTAACTGGAGAGGATATAAAGAAAAAGGTTTTTGAATTAGGGGCTAATGCCTATGAGGTAAAGCTTGAAAGGGAAAAAGTCTTAAGAGCCATAGAGGAATTATTATCTTATAAGAAAGAGATGCGGATTTCTATTTAA
- a CDS encoding HNH endonuclease encodes MGPSLLQEKILVLNKYYQAVQIITLQRAICHLVKGTAKVITPDWTTHTFEEWIKISQFYENGKSSEFKFIKSPSISLLVPDAVYLPYYESLPQNEVIFSRQNLFLRDQFTCQYCGKVLKNPKERTIDHVIPKSRGGKTVWTNVVLCCKKCNLKKGNKTPEEAGLKLLKLPKTPRWQALILEEFPKHKKDKWKVFLNFAGILTD; translated from the coding sequence TTGGGGCCAAGTCTTCTTCAGGAAAAAATCCTTGTCCTAAACAAATATTATCAAGCTGTTCAAATTATTACTCTTCAAAGAGCTATTTGTCATCTGGTTAAAGGCACAGCCAAAGTTATAACTCCCGATTGGACAACGCATACCTTTGAGGAGTGGATTAAGATTAGTCAATTTTATGAAAACGGGAAGAGCTCTGAGTTTAAATTTATCAAAAGCCCCTCTATTTCTCTTCTTGTGCCTGATGCAGTCTATTTACCCTATTACGAGTCTCTCCCCCAAAATGAGGTCATCTTTTCCAGACAAAACCTTTTTTTAAGGGATCAATTTACCTGTCAATATTGTGGTAAGGTTCTTAAAAACCCGAAAGAAAGAACTATTGATCATGTGATTCCTAAAAGTCGAGGAGGAAAAACAGTCTGGACAAATGTGGTGCTCTGCTGTAAAAAATGTAATCTTAAAAAAGGTAATAAAACTCCAGAGGAAGCTGGATTAAAGCTTCTTAAACTTCCTAAAACTCCAAGATGGCAGGCTCTCATTCTTGAAGAATTTCCCAAACACAAAAAAGACAAATGGAAGGTCTTTTTAAATTTTGCTGGAATCCTTACAGATTAA
- a CDS encoding DnaJ C-terminal domain-containing protein, with product MNNFAFSSSEELKQYFRIRVKTLHPDRGGNPEEYLKFLEWYKKALGELQKKESVSILKQYIPKGNSFYKMQEFTIREVALAETVELTLPLREITCPDCKGCGQDLKGAKETCHNCQGKGVLTLLKGNQSLTFPCSFCNGKGVIFKESCSRCMGKGKIKEEERVKVKLPPGLREGDILFIPGSLYNAKWDFYLEVVLKKHPNLTLEKDKLLYELKLPFYEILIKETIAIDTLEGREEIPSRLFTTGGSVVLRGRGPFVKENDSIKRGDLVISLKPVFPEKISAKAKSYLEKAIKYMEGFKNEDPRF from the coding sequence ATGAATAATTTTGCATTTTCATCTTCAGAAGAATTAAAGCAGTATTTTAGGATTAGAGTAAAAACTCTCCATCCTGACCGGGGTGGAAACCCTGAGGAATATCTCAAATTTCTGGAATGGTATAAAAAAGCCCTTGGTGAATTACAAAAAAAAGAGTCTGTTTCTATTTTAAAACAGTATATTCCCAAGGGTAACTCTTTTTATAAAATGCAGGAATTTACAATCCGTGAAGTAGCATTAGCAGAGACTGTTGAGTTAACTCTTCCCCTTAGGGAAATAACCTGTCCAGATTGTAAGGGATGTGGTCAAGATTTAAAAGGAGCTAAAGAAACCTGTCACAATTGTCAGGGAAAGGGAGTTTTAACTCTGCTTAAAGGGAATCAAAGTTTAACCTTCCCTTGTTCCTTTTGTAATGGAAAGGGGGTTATCTTTAAAGAAAGTTGTTCAAGGTGTATGGGTAAGGGTAAAATAAAAGAGGAGGAAAGAGTTAAAGTTAAATTACCTCCTGGTTTAAGAGAGGGTGATATTCTCTTTATACCCGGATCCCTTTACAACGCAAAGTGGGACTTTTATTTAGAAGTAGTTTTGAAAAAACATCCTAACCTGACCTTAGAAAAGGACAAGCTTTTATATGAGCTTAAGCTTCCCTTTTATGAAATTCTTATTAAAGAAACTATTGCTATTGATACCTTAGAAGGAAGAGAAGAGATCCCAAGTAGACTTTTTACTACAGGTGGATCCGTTGTTCTAAGAGGAAGAGGCCCCTTTGTAAAGGAGAATGATTCAATTAAAAGAGGCGACTTAGTAATATCTCTAAAGCCAGTTTTTCCGGAAAAAATCTCGGCTAAGGCTAAAAGCTATTTAGAAAAGGCAATAAAATATATGGAGGGATTTAAGAATGAAGACCCAAGATTTTAA